Proteins encoded within one genomic window of Chelatococcus sp. HY11:
- a CDS encoding AraC family transcriptional regulator — MMIGETPFHYSVGESLLCAVDIPVTSQVTEASPSAPYLAIHLEIEPTVVSDLLRAQSGFRPKAPDNLIAVKYRLDPDLFDPLIRLLSLLERPRDIPVLAPLIRREIVWRLLHSEHGPLLSQLAFANGHAARIGRTTAWIRDNFSAPLSIADLAAEANMSVPSFHRHFKAVTCMTPGQFQKRVRLQEARRILSGAGTISSVAYDVGYESISQFNRDYRRLFNLTPSDDTAALRATLKRELGHPQKAAASASSPD; from the coding sequence ATGATGATCGGCGAGACACCCTTTCACTATTCGGTCGGCGAGTCGCTGCTTTGCGCTGTGGACATTCCGGTGACGTCGCAGGTTACCGAGGCTAGTCCATCCGCTCCCTATCTCGCCATCCATCTCGAGATCGAGCCGACGGTTGTATCCGATCTTCTGCGGGCTCAGTCCGGGTTCCGCCCGAAGGCGCCGGACAATCTGATCGCCGTCAAATACAGGCTCGATCCGGACCTGTTCGATCCACTTATCCGATTGCTTTCGCTGCTGGAGCGGCCACGCGACATTCCGGTTCTGGCGCCGCTGATACGGCGCGAGATCGTCTGGCGGCTGCTGCACAGCGAACACGGCCCGCTCCTGAGCCAGCTCGCCTTCGCCAACGGCCACGCCGCGAGGATCGGGCGGACCACGGCGTGGATCAGGGACAATTTCTCCGCGCCGCTGAGCATCGCCGATCTGGCGGCAGAGGCGAACATGAGTGTTCCGAGCTTCCACCGGCATTTCAAAGCTGTCACGTGCATGACGCCCGGCCAGTTTCAGAAGAGGGTCAGGTTGCAGGAGGCGCGCAGGATACTGTCGGGGGCCGGTACGATCTCTTCGGTCGCCTACGACGTTGGCTACGAAAGCATATCCCAGTTCAACCGGGACTATCGACGTCTTTTCAACCTGACGCCGAGCGACGATACCGCGGCCCTCCGCGCCACGCTCAAGCGTGAGCTCGGCCATCCCCAGAAAGCTGCCGCGTCGGCATCGTCGCCCGACTGA
- a CDS encoding AraC family transcriptional regulator, whose amino-acid sequence MVDPMEKPNFSDLLDVIARHARYDYATPIDGLKVGRADFPSEVTHSIYQPSFGVVAAA is encoded by the coding sequence ATGGTTGATCCGATGGAGAAGCCAAACTTTTCAGACTTGCTGGACGTCATCGCGCGCCATGCGCGATACGACTACGCAACGCCGATCGACGGGCTCAAGGTGGGCCGGGCTGATTTTCCCTCCGAGGTGACGCACTCCATCTACCAGCCGTCATTCGGCGTGGTGGCGGCGGCGTGA